A section of the Malania oleifera isolate guangnan ecotype guangnan chromosome 2, ASM2987363v1, whole genome shotgun sequence genome encodes:
- the LOC131147815 gene encoding serine carboxypeptidase 1-like: MTKLAVFHCLLGSVCLLCIGFSTDANNQVDNLYRLIMSRRSQNPPLAVSWAKLGTTEEHLTMFDKPQDGSMEADRILKLPGQPKGVNFNQYSGYVTVDPKAGKALFYYFVESPKNSSTNPLVLWLNGGPGCSSFGYGAMMELGPFRVKKDGKTLFRNNYSWNNVANVVFLESPAGVGFSYSNTTSDYQRTGDISTAKDAYTFLVKWLQRFPQYKTRDFFIAGESYAGHYAPQLAYTILLNNKNAKRTIINLKGIAIGNALIDDATHMVGILDYLWTHAMLSDETNKGIHSYCDFTNLSISTQCGRFLGNAIDEIGDVDLHNIYATPCLNASSKNRSNGSIYNPDPCSEHYINSYLNIPEVQAALHANRTTWGYCSYFTWTESPSTILPIIEHLMASGIRVWIYSGDIDAVVPITSSRYSINTLKLPIVSAWRPWYTNYEVGGYVVQYKGLTLATVRGAGHMVPTDQPERALTMISSFLRGHLLPSSS, encoded by the exons ATGACTAAACTTGCAGTTTTTCACTGTTTGTTAGGCTCCGTCTGCCTTCTGTGCATTGGCTTCAGTACTGATGCTAATAACCAGGTCGACAACCTTTACAGGTTGATCATGTCAAGAAGGTCACAGAACCCACCTCTTGCCGTTTCTTGGGCAAAACTTGGTACAACAGAGGAGCATCTGACCATGTTTGACAAGCCGCAAGATGGATCGATGGAAGCTGATAGGATCCTTAAGTTGCCAGGGCAACCAAAAGGGGTGAATTTTAATCAGTACTCAGGATATGTTACAGTTGATCCCAAGGCTGGAAAAGCTCTTTTCTATTATTTTGTTGAGTCCCCAAAGAACTCTTCCACTAATCCTTTGGTCCTGTGGCTCAATGGAG GGCCAGGATGCTCCTCTTTTGGTTATGGAGCCATGATGGAACTAGGACCCTTCAGAGTCAAGAAAGATGGTAAAACACTCTTTAGAAATAACTATTCATGGAACAATG TGGCCAACGTGGTCTTCTTGGAGTCTCCAGCTGGTGTTGGGTTTTCATACTCAAACACAACTTCAGATTACCAACGAACGGGTGACATAAGCACTGCAAAAGATGCCTATACTTTTCTTGTCAAGTGGCTCCAAAGGTTTCCACAATACAAAACCAGGGACTTCTTCATAGCAGGGGAGAGCTATGCTGGCCACTATGCGCCTCAACTGGCATACACCATTCTCCTCAACAACAAGAATGCAAAGAGAACCATCATAAATCTCAAAGGCATAGCT ATAGGGAATGCATTGATTGATGATGCTACACATATGGTGGGGATATTAGATTATTTATGGACACATGCCATGCTCTCTGATGAAACCAACAAAGGCATCCATTCTTACTGTGATTTTACAAATTTAAGTATATCTACCCAATGTGGGAGATTTTTGGGTAATGCTATTGATGAAATTGGTGATGTTGATCTGCACAACATTTATGCAACACCCTGCCTCAATGCTTCATCAAAAAATAGATCAAATGGTTCT ATTTATAATCCCGATCCATGTTCAGAGCACTACATCAACTCATATTTGAATATCCCTGAAGTGCAAGCAGCTCTTCATGCTAATCGAACAACTTGGGGCTACTGCAG CTATTTTACTTGGACTGAAAGCCCGAGTACCATCCTACCCATCATCGAGCATCTAATGGCGAGCGGTATAAGGGTATGGATTTACAG TGGGGATATAGATGCTGTCGTGCCAATTACTTCATCCAGGTACTCCATTAACACCCTCAAGCTTCCCATTGTTTCGGCTTGGCGTCCATGGTACACCAACTATGAG GTGGGTGGATATGTGGTACAATACAAAGGATTAACGTTAGCGACAGTAAGAGGAGCTGGACACATGGTTCCAACCGACCAACCAGAGAGAGCATTAACCATGATCTCTTCTTTCCTCCGAGGACACTTACTTCCTTCCTCATCGTGA